In Leptolyngbya sp. SIO1E4, one DNA window encodes the following:
- a CDS encoding DUF423 domain-containing protein — MQIFLAIAAILGGLSVAGGAFASHALQSRLTERALEVFGTAARYQMYHALALFGVALLLGTVKQAIPWLTVAGWAFVVGVVLFSGSLYLISLAGVKAVGPVTPLGGVAFLIGWGCLAIAAFRLS; from the coding sequence ATGCAGATTTTTCTTGCGATCGCGGCGATTTTAGGGGGGCTATCCGTGGCTGGTGGCGCGTTTGCGAGTCATGCGTTGCAAAGTCGCCTCACGGAGCGTGCCTTAGAGGTGTTTGGCACGGCAGCGCGTTATCAGATGTATCATGCCTTGGCGTTGTTTGGGGTGGCGTTGCTGTTAGGCACAGTGAAACAGGCGATTCCCTGGTTGACGGTAGCGGGTTGGGCGTTCGTTGTCGGGGTTGTGTTGTTTTCTGGCAGCCTCTATCTGATTAGTCTGGCAGGGGTTAAGGCTGTGGGGCCGGTGACGCCACTGGGAGGCGTTGCTTTTTTAATCGGTTGGGGATGCCTGGCGATCGCGGCTTTCCGCTTATCTTGA
- a CDS encoding bifunctional 4-hydroxy-2-oxoglutarate aldolase/2-dehydro-3-deoxy-phosphogluconate aldolase, with translation MYQDSWLATLRRHRAIAVIRASHLTTGLAMAQAVMLGGFRLIEVTWNSDRPAELIHRLRHSLPQDCQVGAGTLLSPQALKEAITAGAQFCFTPHTDTALIHLAQTQTIPIIPGALTPTEIALAWQSGASSVKVFPSQSLGGAAYIRHLQGPLSHIPLIPTGGVTVENGQAFLAAGAIAVGMSSSLFPKPLMLNQDWTAIQQRSQTFLKTLKPENCDRNYSTASQ, from the coding sequence ATGTATCAGGATAGCTGGTTAGCAACATTGCGACGGCATCGCGCGATCGCGGTCATTCGGGCCTCTCACCTAACCACAGGGTTAGCCATGGCTCAGGCCGTCATGCTGGGGGGGTTTCGGCTCATTGAAGTAACGTGGAATAGCGATCGCCCCGCCGAACTCATTCATCGTTTACGGCACTCCCTGCCCCAAGACTGCCAGGTTGGCGCCGGAACCTTACTCTCTCCTCAGGCTTTAAAGGAAGCCATTACCGCAGGGGCACAATTTTGCTTTACGCCCCACACCGATACAGCCTTGATCCACCTCGCTCAAACCCAGACTATCCCGATTATTCCTGGAGCCTTGACCCCCACAGAAATCGCCTTAGCCTGGCAATCAGGCGCCAGCAGCGTGAAAGTGTTTCCGTCTCAATCGCTGGGGGGCGCTGCCTATATTCGCCATTTGCAAGGCCCCCTCAGCCATATCCCCCTCATCCCAACCGGGGGAGTCACAGTAGAAAATGGTCAGGCTTTTCTAGCAGCTGGCGCGATCGCGGTAGGCATGTCCAGCAGCTTATTTCCTAAACCCTTAATGCTCAATCAGGATTGGACCGCCATTCAACAGCGATCACAGACCTTCCTTAAAACACTTAAGCCTGAAAACTGCGATCGCAATTATTCAACAGCCAGCCAATAA
- a CDS encoding NF038130 family PEP-CTERM protein: MRFSSFKLAIGISVLSVVGSMGSTAMAAGFTADSLNGPSLVYSESGGLTSLDPNGDYQSALDGQGNVELGGQTTSSSVADFDNATVLTGSFADGTQATFSSLTRSDWFGTDGVTSYGENDLANQWFGGLLSDGGLGARLAQFNIMASAFSMPTYSESDVFGAFTAMGGFQRFSDPNIDSVSQNGNDLTIELAGHMDAAYPVSQFAPELANFFRGIQISEVLRVDYDGATQYLYSFAGDASGVMSDDQTFSHTGTFKVTAEGSDEVADVPEPATALGLLLVGIAGLGSARKTLAA, translated from the coding sequence ATGAGATTCTCTTCCTTTAAATTAGCGATCGGTATTTCTGTCCTTTCTGTAGTCGGATCCATGGGTTCCACCGCAATGGCAGCAGGGTTCACGGCTGACAGCTTAAATGGGCCTTCTCTGGTTTATTCCGAGTCTGGCGGCCTCACATCTCTAGATCCCAACGGTGACTACCAGTCAGCTTTAGACGGCCAAGGCAATGTAGAACTAGGCGGTCAAACAACCAGTTCCAGCGTGGCTGATTTTGACAATGCCACAGTACTGACCGGTTCTTTTGCTGATGGCACTCAGGCAACCTTCAGCAGCTTGACCCGGTCAGACTGGTTTGGGACAGATGGTGTCACTAGCTATGGTGAAAACGATTTAGCAAACCAGTGGTTTGGGGGCCTGCTTTCTGACGGCGGCTTAGGCGCTCGCTTGGCCCAGTTCAATATCATGGCATCAGCATTCAGCATGCCAACCTACTCCGAAAGTGATGTGTTTGGTGCGTTCACTGCCATGGGTGGGTTCCAGCGTTTCAGTGATCCAAACATTGACTCTGTGAGCCAAAACGGTAACGACCTCACCATTGAGCTAGCAGGCCACATGGATGCGGCTTATCCCGTCAGCCAGTTTGCCCCTGAGTTAGCAAACTTCTTCCGCGGGATTCAAATCAGCGAGGTGCTGCGCGTCGATTATGATGGGGCCACTCAATACCTTTACAGTTTTGCGGGTGATGCTTCTGGCGTCATGAGCGATGACCAAACCTTCTCCCATACGGGCACTTTCAAAGTCACTGCTGAGGGATCTGATGAGGTTGCTGACGTGCCCGAACCCGCAACGGCCCTAGGTTTGCTGCTCGTAGGCATTGCCGGGTTGGGTTCAGCTCGCAAAACTCTGGCCGCTTAA
- a CDS encoding DUF565 domain-containing protein — protein sequence MQRTRLATLIETTTTRFDRWVFNPWRRLSLVVIGLLFGNFFAITISSVAGQAAKLDVVISAILLIAVEFISWLVYRRPPKKTDQQNSLFLEIMNALKIGLIYGLFVEAFKLGS from the coding sequence ATGCAACGAACCCGCCTAGCCACCCTGATTGAAACAACGACCACTCGATTTGATCGTTGGGTGTTTAACCCCTGGCGGCGCCTGTCTTTAGTGGTGATTGGGCTGCTATTTGGCAATTTTTTCGCAATCACCATTTCTTCCGTTGCTGGGCAAGCTGCAAAGCTAGACGTCGTGATTTCGGCCATCTTGCTTATTGCTGTCGAGTTTATTAGCTGGCTAGTGTATCGTCGTCCTCCAAAGAAGACAGATCAGCAGAATAGCCTCTTTCTAGAGATCATGAATGCGCTGAAGATTGGCCTCATTTATGGCCTCTTTGTGGAAGCGTTCAAGCTAGGGAGCTAG
- a CDS encoding pentapeptide repeat-containing protein, with translation MSAFSRRQPPHPEVNSADVPVLSLAQSVPTLGRRLLAWSLEVTIVAASVAGPLYLGGKLNQTTEAPTADLTPTLTVAQTTIAKSLGLSPRSLPEKVTPLTNVLWSASLGLPLVLAIAHVYSMGRYGRSWPKQWLGVQVLALNGKMPGWRRALMREGLGKWGGPLVAAYGVWQFSGAFPGVVILGGLGLLALVGESLTGLGNRPRRPWHDWLAGTCVVDQETGAIIRLSSLWNEEADPLPVRNPREALAWADTQGGLTSVVLNPMGPDWGHTRMRPSGIGLGLGLLLVLGGLAGIGSYHLVGPISQVDDPEEALYVNLVSTLTNPEIDAAAQRAAVLALGNLPDDRVAPLLVDLIAQTEDPQWLDALQQALVSRGFEAVPYLRRLNQSLKVDFAMQSDPALRQPLIIRLQTVNRILAKLVVLNHGDRPYPLNLSDLHLGHLVGGNGDFTLVLRKQDLSGTQWQGTVLNRAQLQGAQFYNPGEDNHPDTYDDRTADLSGADLTDTDLTSANLSLSRLVSVSLLRATLNNADLTLANLTRANLEQARLIQADLSQAQLVEARLSKADLTEAQLQDANLEAARLSGINAAGAKLSGAMLRGASAQSSNLADANLTNATLENADFTGARLPGANLRGANLSNAILKDADLRDVWLEGADLQGADLAGAILTAPEGPSERDFVAEVPDLSRGNQLAGVDFSKARNLGPEQLAFICVQGGIHPACDLSVQE, from the coding sequence ATGAGTGCTTTTTCGCGGCGCCAGCCTCCCCACCCTGAAGTGAACTCTGCCGACGTTCCGGTCTTGTCTTTAGCTCAGTCTGTGCCGACTTTGGGACGTCGATTGTTGGCGTGGAGTTTAGAGGTCACGATTGTGGCTGCGAGTGTTGCCGGGCCACTTTACCTGGGGGGCAAGCTTAACCAGACGACCGAAGCGCCCACAGCTGATTTAACGCCGACCCTGACAGTGGCGCAAACGACGATCGCCAAAAGTTTAGGGTTGTCCCCGCGATCGCTGCCGGAAAAGGTGACGCCCTTAACGAACGTGTTGTGGTCTGCCTCGTTAGGGTTACCCCTGGTGCTGGCGATCGCCCATGTCTATAGCATGGGTCGCTACGGCAGAAGCTGGCCGAAACAGTGGCTGGGGGTACAAGTGCTGGCATTGAATGGAAAAATGCCCGGTTGGCGCCGCGCTCTGATGCGAGAGGGCTTGGGAAAATGGGGAGGGCCGCTAGTCGCTGCCTATGGTGTTTGGCAATTCAGCGGTGCCTTCCCAGGCGTGGTGATTCTAGGTGGGTTGGGCCTCCTCGCTTTGGTCGGTGAGAGCCTAACGGGGTTGGGCAATCGGCCTCGACGTCCCTGGCATGACTGGTTAGCGGGCACCTGCGTTGTCGATCAAGAAACGGGGGCCATTATTCGTCTCTCTAGCCTCTGGAATGAAGAGGCCGACCCGCTTCCCGTTCGCAACCCGCGTGAAGCACTCGCTTGGGCAGATACCCAGGGTGGACTCACCTCTGTTGTCTTGAATCCGATGGGGCCTGACTGGGGTCATACCCGCATGCGACCATCTGGCATTGGCCTGGGTTTGGGCCTGCTTTTAGTTTTGGGAGGCTTGGCTGGCATTGGAAGCTATCACCTTGTGGGGCCAATTTCCCAGGTCGATGATCCGGAAGAAGCGCTTTATGTCAATCTGGTTTCAACCCTGACAAATCCTGAAATAGATGCGGCGGCCCAGCGGGCTGCGGTGCTGGCCCTGGGTAACCTTCCAGACGATCGCGTGGCCCCCTTGCTGGTTGACCTGATTGCTCAGACGGAAGATCCCCAGTGGCTGGATGCTCTACAACAAGCCCTGGTGTCACGAGGATTTGAGGCAGTGCCCTACCTGCGTCGCCTCAATCAGAGCCTCAAGGTTGACTTCGCAATGCAGAGCGACCCTGCCCTGAGACAGCCTCTGATTATTCGCCTCCAAACGGTCAATCGGATCTTGGCCAAGTTGGTCGTGCTAAACCACGGCGATCGCCCCTATCCCCTGAACCTGAGTGACTTGCACCTTGGGCACCTGGTCGGTGGAAATGGTGACTTTACCCTGGTGCTGAGAAAACAAGATCTCTCGGGTACTCAGTGGCAAGGAACCGTGTTGAACCGGGCTCAGCTGCAAGGGGCACAGTTCTACAACCCTGGTGAAGATAACCATCCCGATACCTATGACGATAGAACCGCCGATCTCAGTGGTGCAGACTTAACTGATACCGACCTAACGAGCGCAAATTTATCCCTCAGCCGCCTTGTCAGTGTGAGTCTATTGCGGGCTACCCTCAATAATGCTGACCTGACGTTAGCCAATTTAACCAGAGCTAATCTCGAACAAGCCCGCTTGATTCAGGCCGATTTAAGCCAGGCCCAGCTAGTCGAAGCTCGCCTCTCTAAAGCGGATTTAACCGAAGCGCAGTTGCAGGATGCAAATCTAGAAGCTGCCAGGCTCTCTGGCATTAATGCTGCTGGGGCCAAGCTGTCGGGGGCCATGCTACGGGGGGCCTCTGCTCAATCCAGCAATTTAGCTGATGCTAATCTCACCAACGCAACCTTAGAAAATGCCGATTTCACTGGAGCACGCTTGCCAGGGGCTAACCTGCGGGGAGCGAATCTCAGTAACGCTATCCTCAAGGATGCTGATTTGCGAGATGTGTGGCTAGAGGGTGCTGATCTGCAAGGGGCTGACTTGGCAGGCGCGATCTTGACGGCCCCTGAAGGGCCGTCTGAACGGGATTTTGTCGCAGAGGTTCCCGATCTCTCACGAGGAAACCAACTCGCCGGGGTAGACTTTAGCAAGGCACGCAACCTGGGGCCTGAGCAGCTGGCCTTCATTTGTGTCCAGGGGGGAATTCACCCAGCCTGTGATTTGTCCGTGCAAGAATAG